Below is a window of Enterococcus gilvus ATCC BAA-350 DNA.
GGCTACTTCGATAGAGGCGGCTACCACTTGAACGTCAATGTCTTTGGTCGTGAGCTGCTTGAAGAAATGGACAAAGATATCGACAATCCAAAATATGCGAACTTTACGATTCGTGTATCTGGCTACGCAGTGAAATTCCGCGACTTAACGCCAGAACAACGTCGAGACGTGATCTCACGTACAGACCATACAAAAATGTAAAAATAATTTTATTTTTAACAAAATAGAAGTTGATGAAAGATTCTGTCGCTCGATTCTGAGCTTCAGGGTCTTTTTTTACCAAAAATGTTAAAAAATATTAATAATTATGATTTTTGACTAAAAATGACGGTTGTAATTTATAATGAAGGGAATGATAAAGCAGGTTGGTGATAGGGTTTGAAGGAGTATGAGGACCAGTGGGTGGTACGTATTGTTGGTGTCGTTGCGGGGGCGATGGCTTTTTTTATAATGATCTATCTGTATTTTGGCTCACATTTCTATTTCGGGTCGAAGGTTGCGAATGTAGAAGTCGGGGGACTTTCCATTCCAGCAGCAGCAGAAAAAATTCGCAAAGAAACGGAAGTTGTGGAAATCAAGCTGAAGGGGGATCATCAAACGGTTCAATTGCAGCTAGAGGCACCCTACGACATTCAAAAAGACTACTTGAAGAAAAATGTGCGCCGAGGGGACGTTCGTTTGCCCTTTAAAAAAGGGGCAAGGAAAAATTTAGTCATGGCTCTGAATAGCGCGTCGTTTCTTGGCGGAAAAGAGGCGAAAGATGCGACAGTCATCTATACAAATAAACAATTTAAGATCCAACCGGAAAAAGTCGGGACAGCTGTTGACTCGCCGCGCCTTATAAAGGAATTGTGTGCTTCTTTTGACAAAGGAGAATTGCAGACGTCCTATGATCTGACGGATTTTTATAAGCAACCGGCTATCACGAAAGGGGATTTGGAGAAGCAGAAGGTAACGCAGCGTTTGGAAGGGATCAGAAAACGCGGGATCAAGCTAAAGCTGAACAAACAGACGATTCCGCTGACAGAGGAAATGCTCTCAGCCTCTGTAGATGAACAGGGGGCGATTGATCTGGGCGCCGTCACGGAGTGGGTGGCAGAATTGGAACGGAAGTATTCAACCATTTATAAACCCGTAGAATTCACCAATGTCCACGGGCAGCGTCTGCGCTATAAAAATGTGGGCAACTATGGCTGGTTCATCGACATCAAACAATCTGCAAAAAAAATCGTCCATGAATTGAAGGACCCAGAAGCGCAAACGATCGCATTGGTGCTGCGGGGAAACACGAAGACACAGCCGCTGCGGGTCACGAAAAACTACGTTGAGGTGGACCTCGATAATCAAAAGATGTACTGCTTTGACAAAGGCAAGTTAGTCGTTGAGACGGATGTGATCACTGGCCGATACGACAAGGGAACAGCGACGGTTCCCGGGTTCCATACGATCATGGACAAGCGGCGAAATGTCGACTTGAGCGGTGTGCTGACGACAGGAGACGGAACGTACAATGTTCCAGTCGATTATTGGCTGCCGTTATTGAGCTACGGGCAGACGATCACTGAGATCGGACTTCACGATACGGATCATAAGCTGCAATACTTTGGTCAGCCGGGCGCCTTTATGACGGATCTTGGAAGCTATGGCTGTGTGAATACGCCCAAAGCAAATGTTGCTCAAATCTACGACTACAGTTTTATAGGGATGCCCGTCTTCATTTATGGGCATATCTATGATGAGGCTCCGGGAGAATGGGACAAGCCAGTAGAATATGGCACTGCTGTTGGCTAAGCCAGCAAATGGGCATCTATTCTTTTTCGGACGCCTGACTCATTGATAAAAAAGAAACGCCCCTTCGGAAGCAGAGACGATGTGCTGTTTCCGAAGGGGTGTTTTAGATGTGGGTTAATTTTTCTTGGATCATTTCTTTTAGATTGAGGTTTTCATTCAGTTTGGCGTAATAGTCTGCCTGTTTTAAGCATTCCACTTTGTCTTTAGGATTTTCTTGAATAACCGCTTTTTCAAAAAACAACTCTTCTAATCCCTCGGTCACATTCACTTCTATTAATGTTTGGATGCCTTCATCGCAAAGGGCATTGGCCTTTGCTTGGTTTCCTCGATCCGCGTAAAAGCAAGCGGCTTGATAATAAGATGGCCCTAGTTCTAATTGAGTATTCATTTTTTCCTCCAATTGTTCCGCGCGTTCAAAAAAAATGCGTGCGCGCTTTTTTTCTTCGTTTGCTTGATAACAAGTAGCTAGTCCTTTTAGTACCAGCAGTTCATAACGTCTTTCATCGTGTAAAAAGGTATGGGCTCGTTGAAAATAGTGTACGGCGCTTCGTGTGTCTTGTTCGCCGAACAGCGTGGCATAGGCGCGAAAATACAGTAAATGGCCGACGATTCGTGCGTTGTTATAAGAAATCTTTTTTCCATAATGGTCTAACAAATACAAGACGGTCGAGAACTCTTGACGCAAATGCAGGCAACGTACAATGTTCAATAAAGAGAATTCTGTGCAAAGAATCGTGTCAGGAAAAACATGATGGTACGGAATTTCCAATGTTCTACAAAGATCTAAAACCACTTCCAGAATGCCTTCGTTCTTCATTTCAATCCATTCTAAGTCAGCCGGTGCGCAAATGGCCCCTAAGGCTTCACGTGGTATGCCCGCGCTTTTGCGCGATTGCTCAATGATATACCCGTTAACTTCCATGATTGACCCCCTACGAATAACGCTTACACATTAATTCTAAAGTTTTTATTAGAAAATCACAATAAAATTATTCAAAAATCTTTGTTTTTTTAATTTATTTTACAACATATTGATGATAAAGTTTATTTTATCCTTGTTATAACAGTTAATTGAAAAGACGAGAGACCGATAATTTGTCGGATTAGAGGGACTATTGTCTCAATCATTCGATCGATTCGAATAATAGAAAGAGCGCTTGCGTTTCAAAACAGATGTGATAAACTGTTAAAATACTATGAAATGAAAGAGTGATTATGATGAGAAAAGTGAATGTTGCAATCGTCGGCGCTACTGGCGCTGTAGGAACACAAATGATCAAACTATTAGAAAATAGTTCGTTGCCGCTGGGTACGGTAAAATTTTTGGCTTCTAAGCGTTCTGCTGGAAAGCAACTTTCATTTAAGGGCGACACTCAAACCATTGAAGAATTGGTTCCTGATTCATTCGAAGGGATCGATCTGGCCTTATTCTCAGCGGGTGGGGGCATCTCTGCGACCTTTGCGCCTGAAGCGGTGAAACGCGGAGCGATCGTCGTGGACAATACCAGTCATTTTCGGATGGACCCAGAAGTACCGTTAGTGGTTCCTGAGGTAAATCCTGAAGCATTGCGTGAACATAAGGGGATCATCGCGAATCCGAACTGTTCCACGATCCAGATGATGGTGGCGTTAGAGCCGATCCGTCAAGCCTTTGGACTGAATCGTGTCCTTGTGTCGACCTACCAAGCGGTGTCTGGCGCGGGAAACCAAGCGATGGAAGAGTTGAAGCAGCAGACGCGGGACTATTTGGATGAAAAGCCGGTCGCTGAATGGCAGGCAGATATTTTGCCCTGCGGAGGCGATAAAAAGCATTATCCGCTGGCCTTCAATGCCTTGCCGCAGATCGATGTATTCGCAGATGGCGGGTATACCTATGAAGAGTGGAAAATGATCAATGAAACGAAAAAGATCATGGAAGACGACACCATCAAAGTTTCCGCGACGTGTGTGCGTATTCCGGTCATGAGCGGGCATTCTGAATCTGTCTATATCGAGACGGAACGAGCAGCAACTGTTGCCGAGATCCAAGCACTGATGGAAAAGGCAGCCGGAGTGGTCTTGGAGGATGATCCAAGCCAGCAAATCTATCCCCAGGCATTGAACAGTGTTGGCAAGAATGAGACGTTTGTCGGGCGTATCCGTAAGGACCCTGATGAAGAGAAGGGCGTTCATATGTGGGTCGTTTCGGACAATCTATTGAAGGGCGCAGCCTGGAATTCCTTGCAGATCGCTGAGACGATGTACGAGATGGACTTATTAAACTAACGAAGGATCAACGAAAGAGGGCTTGTGACGTGCTGCGTCTCAAGCCTTTTTCTTAAGCTCATTTTCAATCGATGGTTTTTCAGAAAAAATCATGTATAATAGCTAATGAGTATAGGCACAGACCGAACTGATTACGGGGTCTGAGGAAGCTGAAACGATAAATAAATTTATTATAAAAATTTGGAGAGGTGGATTTTTTGAGTACAGTCAAAATAATTCCCTTCAGCGGCGTGCGTGAGAACGGTAAAAACATGTATGCAGTTGAAGTGGACAACGATATTTTTGTCCTCGATTGCGGACTAAAATATCCAGAAAATGAATTGTTGGGGATCGATGTTGTGATTCCTGATTTTACCTATTTAATAGAAAATGCGGATCGTGTAGCGGGGGTTTTCCTGACACATGGGCACGCAGATGCGATCGGGGCTTTGCCTTATTTGGTATCTGAGGTCGCCGTACCTGTCTTCGGAACAGAGTTGACGGTCGAATTAGCGAAATTGACTGTCAGCCAAAATGAAGAAAGCAAAAACTTCAAGGATTTCCACGTGATCGATGAGCACACGGAGATCGATTTTGGGACAGCAGTCATCAGCTTCTTCCGGACCACGCATACGATCCCTGATTCTGTTGGGATCAGTTTGAAGACCAGCGAAGGCAGTGTCGTGTATACAGGAGATTTCAAATTCGACCCGACGGCGATCCCGATGTATGCGACGAACTATCGTCGTTTAGCAGAGATCGGCGGAGAAGGCGTCTTGGCATTATTGAGCTCGTCGTCAAATGCGGAGAATCCGATCCAGGTGGCTTCTGAACGAGAAATCGCCAGTGAAGTCTACGATACCATCAATGAATGGGACGGCCGGATCATTGTCGCCTGTGTCGCCAGCAACCTGCAACGGGTTCAACAAATCTTGAATGCCGCTAAAAAAGCAGGGCGTAAAGTCGTGCTTACAGGTCAAGACTTAGACCGTATCATCAAAACAGGGATGCGTCTGAAAAAACTTGAAGTACCGGAAGATAGTTTGATCACGATCAAAGAAATGAAAAACTACTCACCGGAAGAGCTGATCATTTTAGAAACAGGCCGGATGGGTGAGCCTATCAAATCCTTGCAAAAAATGGCGAACCGCTCGCACCGCAACTTGAAGATCGAAGATGGCGACCTCGTGTATATCACTACGACGCCAACGATCGCGATGGAAACGACAGTCGCGAAAACAGAAGACATGATCTATCGCGCTGGCGGGATCGTGAAGAGTATCTCTGAAAACTTACGCGTATCAGGGCATGCGAATCCACGTGATCTGCAATTGATGATGGACATTATGTCGCCGCAATACTTCATTCCAGTCCAAGGTGAATATCGCCAGTTGTCTGCTCATGCACGTTTGGCGAATGAACTGGGTATGCCTTTCAAGAATATCTTCATCACTGGCCGCGGAGATGTGTTGGAATATAAAAATAAACACATGAGTGCTGCCGGCAGCGTCCCTGCTGATAACATTATGATCGATGGGATCGGTGTGGGGGATATTGGAAATATCGTTTTACGTGACCGAAAAGTCTTGTCTGACGATGGCATCTTTGTCGTCGTTGTGACCATTGATCGTAAATTGAAAAAAATCGTTTCTGCCCCGCAAATCACTTCAAGAGGATTTGTGTACATCAAAGCCAGCCGCGATTTGATCAAGGAAAGTGCCGACATTACCAGTGAGATCGTTGAAAAACATCTCCACTCGGACGATTTTGAATGGAGCAAGCTGAAGCAAGACATTCGAGATCATTTAAGCCGTCACCTGTTTGAACAAACAAAACGTCGTCCTGTGATCTTACCTGTGATCATGGAAGCGAACCAACGTCGCGGACGTCGCAAATAAAAAAAATGAGATGCTTCGCCAATCGATTCTGATTGGCGAAGTTTTTTTGATACTTCCTACTCTTATTTTTTGTAAAAAAGGAGTATGATTAAAGGAGTAGTAAATGTAGAGAGGGCTGGTTATATGTTGGAAAAACCATTAAAGTGTCCAAATTGCGGCACACATTTCTTTGTTGACGAAGTATTGAACGTTCAGGATCACCCGAAGGAAGCGATGCCGGTGGAGTGTCCTAATTGCCATCATGTGTACGAAAAAAGAATTACGAATGGCTATTTTATGACCTTTGAGGATCGTGAAGAGGGCAAATATGAGACAAAGACGGAAGAGTGATCTTTCGTTTTTTTTTTTGATTTGATTTTTGAGCTGTTTATCTATTAAAATAGCTATGGCCTATTTGAAGGGTTTTGTCTAGCGGCTCCTGTGAGAGCCAAAGTTAATTTTGCCAGAGCGTTCAGCGTTTTTTTGACTGACTCGCAGGCTGTAATGAAAGGAAGTTTTTTTTGATGCATACGTATCAAGAGGATGCGGTCGTCCAAAAGAATCGCTGGTGGATCTTAGTTTCCGTGGCGATGTTCACGTTCATGTCGACATTGGATTCTAGTATCGTGAATATCGCGCTGCCGACGATCTCGCGAGACTTATCTGTTCCAATGAATAAGGCGGAATGGGTCGTCTCGATTTATTTGATGGTGGTCTGTGCGTGCCTGCTGCTTTTTGGGAAAGTCGGAGACAGCTTCGGCAAGATCAAGGTCTATCGGATCGGAACGGTCGTATTTACCTTAGGGTCGCTGCTGTGCGGCTTCAATCATTCCTTGACCATGCTTTTATTTGGTCGGGTGATCCAAGGAATCGGTGCCAGCATGACGATGGCGACGAACACAGGGATCACGACAGAGGTCTTTCCTATGAGGGAACGGGGACGAGCCTTAGGGGCGATCGGCGCCTTTGTCTCCTTAGGATCAATCGCAGGTCCGGGTATCGGCGGGTTGATATTGGCTCATTTTTCTTGGTCCTATATTTTCTGGATCAATGTGCCTGTAGGGCTATTGACGATCTTGATCGGTGAAAAATATTTGCCAAAGGATATCACGATGTCCAAAAAGAAAATCGATTGGCTCGGTTTCGTGACGTTCGCGATCACCATCATGAGCTTCTTCGGGGCAGTCTTTATTGGACAAGAAGTCGGCTATATCCATACAGTGCCGCTGCTTTTATTCGTCGCAGCCATCGTCTTTTTCGTGATTTTTATTCGCGTGGAGAAGCAA
It encodes the following:
- a CDS encoding MFS transporter, translated to MHTYQEDAVVQKNRWWILVSVAMFTFMSTLDSSIVNIALPTISRDLSVPMNKAEWVVSIYLMVVCACLLLFGKVGDSFGKIKVYRIGTVVFTLGSLLCGFNHSLTMLLFGRVIQGIGASMTMATNTGITTEVFPMRERGRALGAIGAFVSLGSIAGPGIGGLILAHFSWSYIFWINVPVGLLTILIGEKYLPKDITMSKKKIDWLGFVTFAITIMSFFGAVFIGQEVGYIHTVPLLLFVAAIVFFVIFIRVEKQKENPLLVFHILRNKLFTMSLVTALLIFSANFFVNVVMPFYLQNARGLTASYAGLLMMVFPFLMVIGSPLSGYLTDQIGPQKLVLMGLALLSVTQLMYVFMNQTSPIWYYILATAIMGMGNALFQSPNNTIVMSSVEKENLGVAGSLNSFARNLGMVVGIALSTTILYSGMSTAYGQRVTTYIEGRPDIFIFGMRVTFMASFAICVIAWVLSLIRFRKKTTDQTIH
- a CDS encoding ribonuclease J, which translates into the protein MSTVKIIPFSGVRENGKNMYAVEVDNDIFVLDCGLKYPENELLGIDVVIPDFTYLIENADRVAGVFLTHGHADAIGALPYLVSEVAVPVFGTELTVELAKLTVSQNEESKNFKDFHVIDEHTEIDFGTAVISFFRTTHTIPDSVGISLKTSEGSVVYTGDFKFDPTAIPMYATNYRRLAEIGGEGVLALLSSSSNAENPIQVASEREIASEVYDTINEWDGRIIVACVASNLQRVQQILNAAKKAGRKVVLTGQDLDRIIKTGMRLKKLEVPEDSLITIKEMKNYSPEELIILETGRMGEPIKSLQKMANRSHRNLKIEDGDLVYITTTPTIAMETTVAKTEDMIYRAGGIVKSISENLRVSGHANPRDLQLMMDIMSPQYFIPVQGEYRQLSAHARLANELGMPFKNIFITGRGDVLEYKNKHMSAAGSVPADNIMIDGIGVGDIGNIVLRDRKVLSDDGIFVVVVTIDRKLKKIVSAPQITSRGFVYIKASRDLIKESADITSEIVEKHLHSDDFEWSKLKQDIRDHLSRHLFEQTKRRPVILPVIMEANQRRGRRK
- a CDS encoding aspartate-semialdehyde dehydrogenase; amino-acid sequence: MMRKVNVAIVGATGAVGTQMIKLLENSSLPLGTVKFLASKRSAGKQLSFKGDTQTIEELVPDSFEGIDLALFSAGGGISATFAPEAVKRGAIVVDNTSHFRMDPEVPLVVPEVNPEALREHKGIIANPNCSTIQMMVALEPIRQAFGLNRVLVSTYQAVSGAGNQAMEELKQQTRDYLDEKPVAEWQADILPCGGDKKHYPLAFNALPQIDVFADGGYTYEEWKMINETKKIMEDDTIKVSATCVRIPVMSGHSESVYIETERAATVAEIQALMEKAAGVVLEDDPSQQIYPQALNSVGKNETFVGRIRKDPDEEKGVHMWVVSDNLLKGAAWNSLQIAETMYEMDLLN
- a CDS encoding L,D-transpeptidase family protein, which gives rise to MVRIVGVVAGAMAFFIMIYLYFGSHFYFGSKVANVEVGGLSIPAAAEKIRKETEVVEIKLKGDHQTVQLQLEAPYDIQKDYLKKNVRRGDVRLPFKKGARKNLVMALNSASFLGGKEAKDATVIYTNKQFKIQPEKVGTAVDSPRLIKELCASFDKGELQTSYDLTDFYKQPAITKGDLEKQKVTQRLEGIRKRGIKLKLNKQTIPLTEEMLSASVDEQGAIDLGAVTEWVAELERKYSTIYKPVEFTNVHGQRLRYKNVGNYGWFIDIKQSAKKIVHELKDPEAQTIALVLRGNTKTQPLRVTKNYVEVDLDNQKMYCFDKGKLVVETDVITGRYDKGTATVPGFHTIMDKRRNVDLSGVLTTGDGTYNVPVDYWLPLLSYGQTITEIGLHDTDHKLQYFGQPGAFMTDLGSYGCVNTPKANVAQIYDYSFIGMPVFIYGHIYDEAPGEWDKPVEYGTAVG
- a CDS encoding MJ0042-type zinc finger domain-containing protein, with the protein product MIKGVVNVERAGYMLEKPLKCPNCGTHFFVDEVLNVQDHPKEAMPVECPNCHHVYEKRITNGYFMTFEDREEGKYETKTEE